In a single window of the Arthrobacter sp. StoSoilA2 genome:
- the gltB gene encoding glutamate synthase large subunit, with translation MTHLHNPGWSENIEPQGAMSPFKRFAALPEARGLYNPDKEKDACGLAIIATLRGEPGYDIVEAALTALRNLEHRGAVGADEGTGDGAGLLMQVPDEFFRAVTEFELPAPGQYVVGTAFLPAESREAATAKAGIEALAADEGLTVLGWREVPVVADLVGAMARACMPYFSQPFFASATGEQLERNELDSRAWRIRKRAQNKYGVYFPSLSSRTIVYKGMLTTAQLEPFYPDLSDKRFKTKLAIVHSRFSTNTFPSWPLAQPFRTIAHNGEINTVKGNRNWMRARQSQLASPLLGDTPEELYPICTPGASDSASFDEVAELLWLSGRPITHSIMMMIPEAWENHATMDPARRAFYEYHSLLMEPWDGPAAVSFTDGNLVGATLDRNGLRPGRYWITEDGLIVFASEVGVIEVEPSNVVKKGRVAPGKMFLVDTEAGRIIDDAEVKAEVAAANPWAEWLKDNLIDINELPEREHVRHTAASVNIRQRTFGYTTEELKILLGPMARTGAEPLGAMGSDTPVAVLSKRPRLLFDYFVQSFAQVTNPPLDAIREELVTSLKCAIGPNGNLLDGKQVRQPQISLPFPVINNDQLAKISNIENADGDRIAMKVRGLYRPEGGEAALRARLTEICEQVSGAINRGVQYVVLSDRDSNAQWAPIPSLLLVSAVHHHLLRSANRTKTALVVEAGDVRETHHVAVLIGYGASAVNPYLAMESVEQLISNGDVEGVTPEDGVYNLIKGLGKGVLKIMSKMGISTVASYTGAQTFEALGLSQELVDEFFSGTHSQLGGVGLDVIAAEVSARHQMAYPEGGIEHPHRPLLGGGEYQWRRDGEPHLFNPETVFRLQHATRERRYDIFKAYTKGVDDQSENLMTLRGLLKFKSDVRPAVPLEEVEPVSSIVKRFSTGAMSYGSISKEAHETLAIAMNRLGAKSNTGEGGEDVDRLLDPERRSAIKQIASGRFGVTSLYLTNADDIQIKMAQGAKPGEGGQLMAQKVYPWVARTRHSTPGVGLISPPPHHDIYSIEDLAQLIYDAKRANPSARVHVKLVSEVGIGTVASGVTKAKADVVLVSGHDGGTGASPLNSLKHAGVPWELGLAETQQTLMLNGLRDRVVVQVDGQLKTGRDVVIAALLGGEEFGFATAPLVVSGCIMMRVCHLDTCPVGVATQNPELRSRFNGKPEFVVNFFEFLAEEVREILAELGFRSLEEAIGHAEVLDTREAIDHWKAEGLDLDPILHGLEFDDDVPLRNMTTQNHELDKHFDQRLITMAAEALSDRMPVKITLDVINTDRSVGTMLGHVVTKTFGTDVLATDTIDITLNGTAGQSLGAFLPAGITLRMYGDSNDYVGKGLSGGRIIVRPDRTNVFQAERNVIAGNVIGYGATSGEMFLRGQVGERFLVRNSGATAVVEGIGDHGCEYMTGGQTLIIGRTGRNFGAGMSGGTAYVLDLQHERVNKDALDSGELQLLELDAEDRDIVHGLLTKHAEETESVLAGRLLENFDDTAARITKVLPRDYAAVLQTRLDAIEEGLDPDGEEVWSRILEVTGG, from the coding sequence ATGACCCATCTTCATAACCCCGGTTGGTCCGAAAATATCGAACCGCAGGGTGCCATGTCTCCATTCAAGCGCTTTGCTGCGCTTCCGGAGGCCCGGGGTCTTTACAACCCGGACAAGGAGAAGGACGCCTGCGGCCTGGCAATTATTGCCACGCTCCGCGGGGAACCGGGATACGACATCGTGGAAGCGGCTCTGACTGCCCTCCGCAATCTCGAACACCGCGGCGCCGTGGGCGCCGATGAAGGTACGGGCGACGGTGCGGGCCTGCTGATGCAGGTTCCGGACGAGTTCTTTCGGGCCGTCACCGAATTCGAATTGCCCGCTCCGGGCCAGTACGTGGTGGGCACGGCCTTCCTTCCTGCTGAATCGCGCGAAGCAGCTACGGCCAAGGCCGGTATCGAAGCGCTGGCGGCGGACGAGGGCCTCACGGTCCTTGGCTGGCGCGAGGTTCCCGTGGTCGCAGACCTCGTGGGTGCCATGGCGCGTGCATGTATGCCGTACTTCTCGCAGCCCTTCTTTGCATCCGCTACCGGCGAGCAGCTTGAGCGCAACGAACTTGACTCCCGCGCCTGGCGGATCCGCAAGCGCGCCCAGAACAAGTACGGCGTGTACTTCCCGTCGCTGTCCTCGCGCACCATTGTGTACAAGGGCATGCTGACGACGGCACAGTTGGAGCCGTTCTACCCGGACCTGTCGGACAAGCGCTTCAAGACCAAGCTTGCCATCGTCCACTCACGCTTTTCCACGAACACCTTCCCGTCGTGGCCCCTGGCACAGCCCTTCCGGACCATCGCCCACAACGGCGAAATCAACACGGTCAAGGGCAACCGCAACTGGATGCGTGCACGCCAGTCGCAGCTGGCCAGCCCGCTGCTTGGCGACACCCCTGAAGAGCTGTACCCGATCTGCACCCCGGGTGCCTCGGACTCTGCCTCCTTCGATGAAGTAGCCGAGCTCCTTTGGCTCTCCGGCCGGCCGATCACGCACTCGATCATGATGATGATCCCGGAGGCGTGGGAGAACCACGCCACCATGGATCCTGCACGCCGCGCCTTCTACGAGTACCACTCGCTGCTCATGGAGCCGTGGGATGGTCCCGCCGCTGTCTCCTTCACTGACGGCAACCTCGTTGGCGCAACGCTGGACCGCAATGGCCTGCGCCCGGGACGCTACTGGATCACTGAAGACGGCTTGATTGTTTTTGCCTCGGAAGTGGGGGTCATCGAGGTCGAGCCTTCCAACGTGGTCAAGAAGGGTCGCGTTGCCCCGGGCAAGATGTTCCTGGTTGACACCGAAGCCGGCCGCATCATCGACGACGCCGAGGTCAAGGCCGAGGTCGCAGCAGCCAACCCGTGGGCCGAATGGCTCAAGGACAACCTGATCGACATCAACGAGCTCCCCGAGCGTGAGCACGTACGCCACACCGCTGCATCGGTGAACATCCGGCAGCGGACCTTCGGCTACACCACCGAAGAACTGAAGATTCTGCTCGGCCCCATGGCGCGTACAGGCGCCGAGCCCTTGGGCGCCATGGGTTCCGATACCCCGGTCGCCGTGCTGTCCAAGCGTCCGCGCCTGCTGTTTGACTACTTCGTGCAGTCCTTCGCCCAGGTCACCAACCCGCCGCTGGACGCCATCCGCGAAGAGCTGGTGACGTCACTTAAGTGCGCCATCGGCCCCAACGGCAACCTCTTGGATGGCAAGCAGGTCCGCCAACCGCAGATCTCCCTGCCGTTCCCCGTGATCAACAACGATCAACTGGCCAAGATCTCGAACATCGAAAACGCCGACGGCGACCGCATCGCCATGAAGGTACGCGGCCTTTACCGTCCGGAGGGTGGGGAAGCGGCACTGCGTGCCCGCCTGACGGAGATCTGTGAGCAGGTTTCCGGCGCGATCAACCGTGGCGTGCAGTACGTTGTGTTGTCCGACCGTGACTCGAACGCGCAATGGGCACCCATTCCGTCGCTCCTGCTGGTCAGCGCCGTCCACCACCACTTGCTTCGCAGTGCCAACCGCACCAAGACGGCACTCGTGGTTGAGGCCGGCGACGTCCGCGAGACGCACCATGTTGCCGTGCTCATTGGCTATGGCGCATCGGCAGTCAACCCCTACCTCGCCATGGAATCGGTTGAACAGCTGATCTCCAACGGCGACGTCGAGGGCGTGACTCCGGAAGACGGCGTTTACAACCTCATCAAGGGCCTCGGCAAGGGTGTCCTGAAGATCATGTCCAAGATGGGCATCTCCACTGTTGCTTCCTACACCGGCGCCCAGACTTTCGAGGCACTGGGCCTTTCGCAGGAACTCGTTGACGAATTCTTCTCGGGCACGCACTCCCAGCTAGGTGGCGTGGGCCTGGACGTTATTGCGGCGGAAGTTTCGGCACGGCACCAGATGGCGTACCCCGAAGGCGGCATCGAGCACCCGCACCGTCCGCTCCTGGGTGGCGGCGAGTACCAGTGGCGCCGTGACGGTGAACCGCATCTCTTCAACCCGGAGACCGTGTTCCGCCTGCAGCACGCTACCCGTGAGCGTCGCTACGACATCTTCAAGGCCTACACCAAGGGCGTTGACGATCAGTCCGAGAACCTGATGACCCTGCGTGGGTTGCTCAAGTTCAAGAGCGACGTCCGTCCGGCCGTGCCGCTGGAGGAAGTGGAGCCCGTCTCCAGCATCGTCAAGCGTTTCTCGACCGGCGCCATGAGCTACGGCTCCATCTCCAAGGAAGCCCACGAGACCCTCGCCATCGCCATGAACCGGTTGGGCGCCAAGTCCAATACGGGTGAAGGCGGCGAAGACGTTGACCGTCTGTTGGATCCGGAGCGCCGCTCTGCCATCAAGCAGATCGCTTCCGGCCGCTTCGGTGTCACCAGCCTGTACCTGACCAACGCCGACGACATCCAAATCAAGATGGCCCAGGGCGCAAAGCCCGGCGAGGGCGGCCAGTTGATGGCCCAGAAGGTCTACCCGTGGGTAGCCCGGACCCGCCACTCCACGCCCGGCGTCGGACTCATTTCCCCGCCCCCGCACCACGACATCTACTCGATCGAAGACCTCGCGCAGCTCATCTACGATGCCAAGCGCGCCAACCCTTCGGCCCGTGTACATGTGAAGCTGGTTTCGGAGGTCGGGATCGGCACGGTGGCCTCCGGCGTGACCAAGGCGAAGGCCGACGTCGTGCTTGTTTCAGGTCACGACGGCGGTACCGGCGCCTCGCCGCTGAACTCGCTGAAGCACGCGGGTGTGCCGTGGGAACTCGGCCTGGCCGAGACTCAGCAGACCCTCATGCTCAACGGTCTCCGCGACCGCGTGGTGGTTCAGGTGGATGGCCAGCTCAAGACCGGCCGTGACGTGGTCATTGCCGCCCTCCTGGGTGGCGAAGAGTTCGGTTTCGCAACGGCTCCGCTGGTTGTTTCCGGCTGCATCATGATGCGCGTCTGCCACTTGGACACCTGCCCCGTTGGTGTTGCTACCCAGAACCCGGAACTGCGTTCACGGTTCAACGGCAAGCCCGAGTTCGTGGTCAACTTCTTCGAGTTCCTCGCAGAAGAAGTCCGCGAAATCCTTGCCGAGCTTGGCTTCCGCAGCCTCGAAGAGGCGATCGGCCACGCCGAGGTACTGGACACCCGCGAAGCGATCGACCACTGGAAGGCCGAAGGCCTTGATCTGGACCCGATCCTGCACGGCCTCGAGTTTGACGACGACGTGCCGCTGCGCAATATGACCACCCAGAACCACGAGCTGGACAAGCACTTCGACCAGCGGCTCATCACCATGGCCGCCGAAGCGCTCAGCGACCGCATGCCCGTCAAGATCACCTTGGACGTCATCAACACGGACCGTTCCGTGGGCACGATGCTCGGCCACGTAGTGACCAAGACGTTCGGGACCGATGTGCTGGCGACGGACACGATCGACATCACGCTCAACGGGACCGCCGGCCAGTCACTTGGCGCCTTCCTGCCTGCCGGCATCACGCTGCGCATGTACGGTGACTCCAACGACTACGTCGGCAAGGGCCTTTCCGGTGGACGCATCATCGTCCGCCCGGACCGCACCAACGTGTTCCAGGCAGAGCGCAACGTCATTGCCGGCAACGTCATCGGTTACGGCGCAACAAGCGGCGAGATGTTCCTGCGTGGCCAGGTTGGTGAACGCTTCCTGGTGCGTAACTCGGGTGCCACCGCCGTCGTCGAAGGTATTGGCGATCACGGATGCGAGTACATGACCGGTGGCCAAACGCTGATCATTGGCCGTACCGGCCGTAACTTCGGTGCAGGCATGTCCGGTGGTACCGCCTACGTGCTGGACCTTCAGCATGAGCGCGTCAACAAGGATGCCCTGGACTCCGGCGAACTTCAGCTCCTGGAGCTTGACGCCGAGGACCGCGACATCGTCCACGGCCTGCTCACCAAGCACGCCGAGGAAACCGAATCCGTCCTGGCCGGCCGTCTGCTCGAGAACTTCGACGACACCGCCGCCCGCATCACCAAAGTACTGCCACGCGACTACGCCGCAGTCCTGCAAACCCGTCTCGACGCCATCGAAGAGGGCCTTGACCCCGACGGCGAAGAAGTATGGTCTCGAATCCTGGAGGTAACCGGTGGCTGA
- a CDS encoding glutamate synthase subunit beta, with protein MADPRGFLKVRQRETQPRRPVPVRIMDWKEVYEAQEKGVLKSQAGRCMDCGVPFCHQGCPLGNLIPEWNDLVWRDKGEEAIERLHATNNFPEFTGRLCPAPCEASCVLGINQPAVTIKQVEVSIIDEAFDNDWVHPLPPTRLTGKTVAVVGSGPAGLAVAQQLTRVGHTVAVYERDDKIGGLLRYGIPDFKMEKEQVDRRLEQMKAEGTRFRTGVAVGTDVTWEQLRRRYDAVVIATGATVPRDLPIPGRDLEGVHFAMDYLVPSNRVVAGESPENHIDARGKHVVILGGGDTGADCIGTAHRHQAASVTTLAIGKQPPLERAGHQPWPTFPTLFEVASAHEEGGERTYLASTVEFVGENGKLTGVKVAETEFVDGKRLPKAGTERIIPADLVFLSLGFTGAEPSGITEQVSAEFDGRGNVARDGYYMTNTEGVFVAGDAGRGQSLIVWAIAEGRACAAAVDKFLMGSTILPAPVAPTDRAIAVL; from the coding sequence GTGGCTGATCCACGCGGATTTCTGAAAGTCCGGCAGCGCGAAACGCAGCCACGCCGTCCCGTTCCGGTCCGCATCATGGACTGGAAGGAAGTGTACGAGGCCCAGGAAAAGGGCGTCCTGAAGAGCCAGGCCGGCCGCTGCATGGACTGCGGCGTACCGTTCTGCCATCAGGGCTGCCCGCTGGGCAACCTCATTCCCGAGTGGAACGACCTCGTGTGGCGGGACAAGGGTGAGGAAGCGATTGAACGCCTCCACGCCACGAACAACTTCCCGGAGTTCACCGGCCGTCTGTGCCCGGCACCCTGTGAAGCGTCCTGCGTGTTGGGCATCAACCAGCCTGCCGTGACTATCAAGCAGGTTGAGGTTTCCATCATCGATGAAGCCTTCGACAACGACTGGGTCCACCCCCTCCCTCCGACGCGCCTCACAGGCAAGACGGTTGCCGTGGTGGGGTCCGGTCCTGCAGGTTTGGCCGTTGCACAGCAGCTGACCCGCGTTGGTCACACGGTTGCCGTGTACGAGCGTGACGACAAGATCGGCGGCTTGCTCCGCTACGGCATCCCCGACTTCAAAATGGAGAAGGAACAGGTTGACCGCCGCCTGGAGCAGATGAAGGCCGAAGGCACACGCTTCCGTACCGGCGTCGCAGTCGGTACGGACGTGACCTGGGAACAGCTGCGCCGCCGTTACGACGCCGTTGTGATCGCCACCGGTGCAACGGTTCCGCGCGACCTGCCCATTCCGGGCCGTGACCTTGAAGGTGTCCACTTCGCCATGGACTACCTGGTTCCGTCCAACCGCGTAGTAGCGGGGGAGAGCCCGGAAAATCACATCGACGCCCGTGGCAAGCATGTGGTCATTCTGGGTGGTGGCGACACCGGGGCGGACTGCATCGGTACAGCGCACCGTCACCAGGCTGCTTCAGTTACGACGCTCGCGATCGGCAAGCAGCCGCCTCTTGAGCGTGCAGGGCACCAGCCCTGGCCGACGTTCCCCACGCTCTTCGAGGTCGCCAGCGCCCACGAAGAAGGTGGCGAACGTACATACTTGGCGTCTACCGTGGAGTTTGTTGGCGAGAATGGCAAGCTCACCGGCGTCAAGGTTGCCGAGACGGAGTTCGTGGACGGAAAGCGTCTACCGAAGGCCGGGACCGAGCGGATCATTCCCGCTGACCTCGTCTTCCTGAGCCTCGGCTTCACCGGTGCTGAGCCGTCCGGTATCACCGAGCAGGTCAGTGCAGAATTCGACGGTCGGGGCAACGTAGCCCGCGACGGCTACTACATGACGAACACCGAGGGTGTGTTTGTTGCCGGTGATGCCGGACGTGGCCAGTCCCTGATTGTGTGGGCCATCGCCGAAGGCCGTGCATGCGCGGCGGCAGTGGACAAGTTCCTCATGGGAAGCACAATCCTTCCGGCACCGGTCGCCCCCACCGACCGGGCAATCGCGGTCTTATAG
- the pyk gene encoding pyruvate kinase, which yields MRRAKIVATFGPAISSYDNTLAVLEAGVDVARMNMSHGDYSVHDNTYENVRKAAAQLHKPVAIMADLQGPKIRLGRFVDGPHELSVGDTFTITTEDVPGTKDICSTTLKSLTEDVNVGDALLIDDGKVALRAIEVDDVKVVATVTVGGWVSNNKGINLPGVAVNVPALSEKDEDDLRWALKRGVDLVALSFVRDASDIKRVHEIMDEDGRRVPVIAKIEKPQAVDQLHEIIDAFDAIMVARGDLGVELPLEEVPIVQKRAIELARRWAKPVIVATQVLESMIDNPRPTRAEASDCANAVLDGADAVMLSGETSVGQYPIETVKVMARIIESTEEHGLERVPPLGTKPKTRGGAITRAAVEIADQLDAKYICTFTQSGDSARRLSRLRPVKPVFAFTPVEHVWNQLALTWGIQPVLVPSVGHTDEMTAQVDRSLLDMKIVDEGDLVVIAAGSPPGQAGSTNSLKVHKVGDLADTSKVDASRKEPVGPWPEKKSKTRA from the coding sequence ATGAGACGCGCGAAAATTGTGGCAACTTTCGGCCCGGCAATCTCCAGCTACGACAACACTCTCGCAGTGCTGGAAGCCGGCGTTGACGTTGCCCGCATGAACATGAGCCACGGCGACTACTCCGTGCACGACAACACCTACGAGAATGTCCGCAAGGCTGCGGCGCAACTGCACAAGCCCGTAGCCATCATGGCTGACCTCCAGGGTCCCAAGATCCGCCTCGGCCGCTTTGTCGATGGTCCGCACGAGCTGTCTGTCGGCGATACCTTCACCATCACCACCGAAGACGTCCCGGGCACCAAGGACATCTGCTCCACCACCCTGAAGAGCCTCACCGAAGACGTCAACGTGGGCGACGCCCTCCTGATCGACGATGGCAAGGTTGCCCTTCGCGCCATCGAGGTTGACGACGTCAAGGTTGTCGCCACGGTGACCGTCGGTGGCTGGGTGTCCAACAACAAGGGCATCAACCTGCCCGGTGTTGCCGTCAACGTCCCCGCTCTGAGCGAAAAGGACGAGGATGACCTCCGTTGGGCCCTCAAGCGTGGCGTGGACCTGGTTGCCTTGTCCTTCGTCCGTGACGCCTCCGACATCAAGCGCGTCCACGAAATCATGGACGAAGATGGCCGCCGCGTTCCGGTGATCGCCAAGATCGAAAAGCCCCAGGCCGTGGACCAGCTCCACGAAATCATCGATGCGTTCGACGCCATCATGGTTGCCCGTGGCGACCTCGGCGTTGAGCTCCCGCTCGAAGAAGTCCCGATCGTCCAGAAGCGCGCCATTGAACTGGCACGCCGCTGGGCCAAGCCCGTTATCGTGGCAACGCAGGTCCTGGAATCCATGATCGACAACCCGCGTCCGACGCGTGCCGAGGCTTCTGACTGCGCAAACGCTGTTCTCGACGGCGCCGACGCTGTCATGCTGTCCGGCGAAACCTCAGTTGGTCAGTACCCCATCGAAACCGTCAAGGTCATGGCCCGGATCATCGAGTCCACCGAAGAACACGGCCTCGAGCGCGTCCCCCCGCTGGGCACCAAGCCCAAGACCCGTGGTGGCGCCATCACCCGTGCCGCCGTCGAAATCGCCGACCAGCTGGACGCAAAGTACATCTGTACCTTCACCCAGTCCGGTGACTCGGCACGCCGTTTGTCGCGTCTGCGTCCGGTCAAGCCGGTCTTCGCGTTCACGCCGGTTGAGCACGTGTGGAACCAGCTGGCCCTCACTTGGGGTATCCAGCCGGTTCTGGTTCCCTCCGTGGGCCACACAGACGAAATGACCGCACAGGTTGACCGCAGCCTCCTGGACATGAAGATCGTCGATGAAGGCGACCTGGTTGTCATCGCTGCCGGTTCCCCTCCCGGACAGGCCGGTTCCACGAACTCGCTGAAGGTCCACAAGGTGGGCGACCTCGCCGACACGTCCAAGGTTGACGCGTCGCGCAAGGAACCTGTGGGCCCGTGGCCTGAAAAGAAGAGCAAGACCAGGGCATAG
- a CDS encoding response regulator, with product MTEQTESTPAAQPARRVVVAEDETLIRLDIIEILKGEGYDVVGEADNGEKAVQLAEELKPDLVLMDVKMPVMDGISAAEKIVKARIAPVVLLTAFSQKELVERARDAGAMAYVVKPFTPADLIPAIEIALSRHEEIKALENEVSDLQEQFATRKLVERAKSLLTTKMGLTEPEAFRWIQKTSMDRRLSMREVAETIINQVN from the coding sequence GTGACCGAACAGACGGAGTCCACACCCGCAGCCCAGCCGGCCCGACGCGTCGTCGTAGCCGAGGATGAGACCCTCATCCGCTTGGACATTATCGAGATCCTGAAGGGCGAAGGGTACGACGTCGTCGGCGAGGCAGACAACGGCGAGAAGGCCGTGCAGCTGGCCGAAGAACTGAAGCCGGACCTCGTCCTCATGGATGTGAAGATGCCCGTCATGGATGGCATCTCTGCGGCAGAGAAGATCGTCAAGGCCCGCATCGCCCCCGTTGTCCTGTTGACTGCTTTCAGCCAGAAGGAACTCGTGGAGCGCGCCCGCGACGCCGGTGCCATGGCCTACGTTGTGAAGCCGTTTACGCCAGCTGACCTCATCCCGGCCATTGAGATCGCACTCTCCCGCCACGAGGAGATCAAGGCCCTCGAAAACGAGGTGTCCGACCTCCAGGAGCAGTTCGCCACACGCAAGCTCGTGGAGCGCGCCAAGAGCCTTCTCACCACCAAGATGGGCCTCACCGAGCCGGAGGCCTTCCGCTGGATTCAGAAGACGTCCATGGACCGTCGACTGAGCATGCGTGAGGTTGCTGAAACGATCATCAACCAGGTCAACTAG
- a CDS encoding site-specific integrase, which translates to MVVWRDPKVRKQQGITVDSAHEAETLKRLLDANGQSFEIAQQALLDNRAKIPTVGEVIQEHIDLLIRPSSGTVKTYQTMLDLHVKKVIGHVPVDKLDYRMIAYWVKSMMAKGRSPKTIKNVHGLISASMNTAEMLGYIARNPCRGVQLPSVEKAEDEMMFLTHAEFGLIMDGMGERYKDFTNFLVMTGTRFGEATALTVADIDLLGKPATARINKAWKRDGQNQFYIGPTKTGAGKRTIGLNPALVDLLIPLVAGRPSSELLFTTPKGERIVHKLFWHHYWVPAVKAAQNRGMRKNPRIHDLRHTHASWLIQDGVPIFTISRRLGHASTRTTEGVYGHLMPEALQAGADATERSVSAFMQ; encoded by the coding sequence ATGGTGGTCTGGCGCGACCCCAAAGTCCGGAAGCAGCAGGGCATCACCGTCGACTCCGCGCATGAGGCTGAAACCCTGAAACGCTTGCTCGATGCGAACGGTCAGTCTTTCGAAATCGCCCAGCAGGCCCTCCTGGACAACAGGGCGAAGATACCGACGGTTGGCGAAGTCATTCAGGAGCACATCGACCTTCTGATCCGGCCGTCGAGCGGGACCGTGAAGACCTATCAGACGATGCTTGATCTCCACGTGAAGAAGGTCATTGGCCACGTGCCCGTCGACAAGCTGGATTATCGGATGATCGCCTATTGGGTGAAATCGATGATGGCCAAAGGGCGCTCACCGAAGACGATCAAGAATGTGCATGGGCTGATCTCTGCGTCGATGAACACAGCAGAGATGCTGGGTTACATCGCTCGCAATCCTTGCCGCGGCGTGCAGCTGCCGAGCGTCGAAAAGGCCGAGGACGAGATGATGTTCCTCACCCACGCCGAGTTCGGATTGATCATGGACGGCATGGGGGAGCGGTACAAGGACTTCACCAACTTCCTGGTGATGACCGGCACCCGCTTTGGGGAGGCCACGGCGCTGACTGTCGCTGACATTGACTTGTTAGGAAAACCGGCCACGGCTCGGATCAACAAGGCGTGGAAGCGGGATGGGCAGAACCAGTTTTACATCGGCCCGACAAAGACTGGGGCCGGTAAGAGGACTATCGGGCTGAATCCCGCGCTGGTTGACCTGCTGATTCCGTTGGTGGCCGGGCGCCCGAGCAGTGAACTGCTTTTCACGACGCCGAAGGGGGAACGGATCGTGCACAAGTTGTTCTGGCACCACTACTGGGTGCCTGCAGTGAAAGCAGCCCAGAACCGGGGCATGCGGAAGAATCCACGTATTCACGACTTACGGCACACACATGCTTCGTGGCTGATCCAGGATGGTGTCCCTATCTTCACGATTTCACGTCGGTTGGGGCATGCGTCGACTCGGACTACAGAGGGCGTTTACGGTCACCTGATGCCGGAGGCTCTCCAGGCTGGGGCGGATGCCACAGAGCGGTCGGTGTCGGCGTTCATGCAGTAA
- a CDS encoding alpha/beta fold hydrolase: MPYQDVEIPVDNGVAPAWRFDLPAGDEAQTTWAIHIHGMGGKRAGTLRGIPVARRLGLTSLVVSFRNDGDAPPSYDGRYSLGQGEWRDVEAAINYAISKGAERIILFGWSLGAAIALQATALSQSSSRIAGMVLDAPVFDWRTTLAANAKAAGLPRPLVHLGFSILRSKALRWVTGLGEPICLDSLDWLTRAAELKKPILVLHGEKDDTTPFEASKKAASLRPDLIRLVEFEADGHSLEWNVDPEKWERSVEEWFHSLPLACASPE; this comes from the coding sequence ATGCCGTACCAAGACGTTGAGATTCCAGTCGACAACGGTGTCGCCCCAGCATGGAGATTTGACCTGCCCGCCGGTGACGAGGCGCAAACGACCTGGGCTATCCATATCCACGGCATGGGCGGTAAGCGGGCAGGCACTCTTCGCGGCATCCCGGTCGCAAGACGCCTGGGACTGACGTCGCTGGTAGTCTCGTTCCGCAACGACGGCGACGCCCCGCCGTCTTACGATGGCCGCTACAGCCTCGGCCAAGGCGAGTGGCGCGACGTCGAGGCCGCCATCAACTACGCCATTAGCAAAGGCGCTGAACGCATTATCCTTTTTGGATGGTCACTTGGCGCGGCCATCGCCCTTCAAGCAACGGCCCTGTCGCAGAGCTCGTCACGAATAGCCGGGATGGTTCTCGACGCGCCCGTCTTCGACTGGCGAACCACACTGGCTGCGAATGCCAAGGCTGCAGGGTTGCCTCGGCCGCTCGTGCATTTGGGCTTCAGCATTCTTCGATCCAAGGCCCTCCGATGGGTGACCGGCCTTGGTGAACCCATCTGTCTCGATTCCCTGGACTGGCTGACGCGAGCAGCCGAACTGAAAAAGCCGATATTGGTCCTTCATGGGGAGAAAGACGACACAACACCCTTCGAAGCATCCAAGAAAGCTGCCAGCCTGAGGCCAGACCTCATCAGGTTGGTGGAGTTTGAAGCTGACGGGCACTCTTTGGAGTGGAATGTCGACCCCGAAAAATGGGAGCGATCGGTCGAGGAGTGGTTCCACAGTCTCCCGTTGGCCTGCGCTAGTCCTGAATAA
- a CDS encoding helix-turn-helix transcriptional regulator, giving the protein MPRITQPHDDAWSPDVEDAVATFGNRSRNEILRFLTANGPASRGDIVAAVSAGEPSVAKHLIALEQVGAIEVDVEAGRRHGRSPRYSANPARIKELLDAHLRYVLEE; this is encoded by the coding sequence ATGCCACGGATCACGCAGCCTCACGACGACGCCTGGTCACCCGACGTCGAAGACGCCGTGGCGACGTTCGGAAACCGCTCGCGGAACGAGATTCTGAGGTTCTTGACGGCAAACGGTCCTGCGTCCAGGGGGGACATTGTCGCAGCTGTCAGCGCCGGCGAGCCCAGCGTCGCCAAACATCTCATCGCACTGGAGCAGGTCGGGGCGATTGAGGTCGATGTGGAAGCCGGACGGCGCCATGGCCGCTCCCCCCGTTACTCGGCCAATCCTGCCCGCATCAAGGAGTTACTGGACGCCCATCTTCGGTATGTCCTGGAGGAGTAG